One genomic region from Spirosoma sp. KCTC 42546 encodes:
- a CDS encoding lytic transglycosylase domain-containing protein, which yields MNLLASLSLATGLMVASVSDLAGLLHKPADRSLPIHTATALVTDPGLTRLLPPVYFCGESVPLHEEAVARRLVSALAQNTNQNRIFYRIRQRASVFFPIIEPILARHGIPLDFKYLPLVESALTGLAVSPKGAVGYWQFMPATARELGLSIRPGYDERQSLVKSTNAACRYLNYLYNRLGSWTLAAAAYNNGIGALLGNIRRQQQRDYYYLRLNAETGKYLYRILAFKELFSNYRSYQGFIPERMMAYLSEPLTPDAEPDKDEVLLPEVIMNEATKVAVNAPSTETAQPTAGRTLDIPLPNAGDVFRGGIKARLVESAGVERGQVWVFHLTRDGMADGKEVEEGDVLYAIVEDVDKKTDKIYLRADRLYSASEKHTYTMNLSAIDASTGRIGIKLPDVDQIKAGWILTWKTL from the coding sequence ATGAACTTGTTGGCCTCACTTTCTCTGGCAACTGGCTTGATGGTGGCAAGTGTTTCTGATCTCGCCGGTTTGCTACACAAACCAGCAGACAGATCATTGCCTATCCACACTGCTACTGCTTTAGTTACCGACCCCGGACTAACCAGGCTCTTGCCACCTGTCTATTTCTGTGGGGAATCGGTTCCCTTACACGAAGAAGCAGTTGCCCGACGATTAGTATCTGCCTTAGCCCAGAACACAAACCAAAATCGGATATTTTATCGTATTCGGCAGCGGGCGTCTGTATTTTTTCCTATTATCGAACCGATTCTGGCCCGGCACGGTATTCCGCTCGACTTCAAATATTTACCCTTGGTCGAGAGTGCGCTGACAGGTCTGGCAGTATCACCTAAGGGGGCGGTAGGCTATTGGCAGTTTATGCCAGCTACAGCGCGTGAGCTAGGGTTAAGCATCCGGCCTGGCTACGATGAACGGCAGAGCCTGGTCAAATCAACCAATGCAGCCTGCCGCTATCTGAACTATCTGTATAATCGACTGGGCTCCTGGACACTGGCCGCTGCGGCTTACAACAATGGCATTGGTGCCTTACTGGGCAATATCCGCCGACAACAGCAACGCGACTATTATTACCTACGCCTGAACGCCGAAACAGGAAAGTATCTGTACCGAATTCTGGCATTCAAAGAATTATTTTCTAACTATCGATCCTATCAGGGGTTTATTCCTGAGCGGATGATGGCTTACTTAAGTGAGCCACTCACGCCCGATGCTGAACCGGATAAAGATGAGGTGCTTTTGCCAGAAGTGATCATGAACGAGGCCACCAAAGTAGCGGTTAATGCACCTTCTACTGAAACAGCACAGCCAACCGCCGGGCGAACGCTTGATATACCCCTCCCCAATGCAGGTGATGTGTTTCGGGGAGGTATCAAAGCGCGACTGGTGGAATCAGCAGGTGTCGAACGAGGCCAGGTCTGGGTATTTCACCTCACCCGCGATGGGATGGCCGACGGCAAAGAAGTGGAAGAAGGTGATGTTTTGTATGCCATTGTGGAAGACGTTGACAAAAAAACGGATAAGATCTACCTGCGCGCAGATCGGCTTTATTCGGCGAGTGAAAAACACACCTATACTATGAATCTATCGGCCATTGATGCCTCCACGGGCCGTATTGGCATTAAACTCCCCGATGTGGATCAGATAAAGGCAGGCTGGATTCTGACCTGGAAAACATTGTGA
- a CDS encoding lytic transglycosylase domain-containing protein, translating into MAAVKSGPGVVPTTHPISIFSPDTSRILPSNGLNNPQLLVVDSTKRLFPIYFCGEEVPVNEPKVSRRWAQTLRTYGAQEEFLFDLRSRASEFFPVIDPILRKYKIPRDFRFMPLAESALDNRSVSYRGAAGYWQIMPGTARELGLKVNGKVDERLNLEKATVAVCRHLHQLYRELGSWTLVAAAYNGGITHVMNKMEQQGQTSYYRLRLHRETSHYLFRILAFKELLTNPRQYALLLSGSTIAELTKPLPSWHKPLALPKKIKDSPTIELVDEDFTDPMWGPRPNTTLTKAPSDTDQLIASAALAKKALNTPAADLEQQGQHLPIKKLMMGLMVLRFRRPRFLQWKKGEGIRPLHFWDWL; encoded by the coding sequence ATGGCCGCCGTAAAATCGGGGCCGGGTGTCGTTCCAACAACGCATCCGATCTCCATTTTCAGCCCCGACACGAGCCGAATTCTTCCCTCAAACGGCCTCAACAATCCTCAATTATTAGTCGTAGATTCAACCAAACGACTGTTCCCAATTTACTTCTGCGGAGAAGAAGTACCTGTTAACGAACCTAAAGTGTCGCGCCGTTGGGCACAAACATTACGCACCTATGGAGCACAAGAAGAGTTCCTGTTTGATCTTCGTTCCCGTGCCTCTGAGTTTTTCCCGGTTATTGACCCTATTCTCCGTAAATACAAAATTCCGCGCGACTTTCGATTCATGCCGCTCGCCGAAAGTGCGTTAGATAACCGGAGTGTATCGTATCGGGGAGCCGCCGGTTACTGGCAGATTATGCCGGGTACTGCCCGCGAGTTAGGTCTGAAAGTAAACGGGAAAGTAGATGAACGCCTGAATCTGGAAAAAGCAACGGTAGCGGTTTGTCGGCATTTGCACCAACTCTACCGGGAATTAGGCTCCTGGACACTAGTGGCTGCAGCTTATAATGGTGGTATCACGCATGTGATGAACAAAATGGAGCAGCAGGGCCAAACCAGTTATTATCGGCTGCGGCTACACCGCGAAACAAGTCACTACCTGTTCCGCATTCTGGCGTTCAAAGAACTACTGACGAACCCGCGCCAATACGCTCTCTTATTAAGTGGTTCAACCATTGCTGAGTTGACAAAGCCATTGCCTAGTTGGCATAAGCCGCTGGCTCTCCCGAAAAAAATCAAGGATTCGCCTACTATCGAACTGGTTGACGAAGATTTTACCGATCCAATGTGGGGGCCACGTCCAAATACAACCTTAACCAAAGCCCCCTCGGATACCGACCAATTAATTGCTAGTGCAGCTTTAGCTAAAAAAGCGCTTAACACCCCGGCTGCTGATTTAGAACAGCAAGGTCAACATTTACCAATCAAGAAATTAATGATGGGACTAATGGTGCTCCGGTTCCGGCGGCCAAGGTTTTTGCAGTGGAAAAAAGGAGAAGGCATTCGTCCTCTACACTTTTGGGACTGGTTATAA
- a CDS encoding penicillin acylase family protein, translating into MRRILPLLLVISTFSSACSQQTPGLQQPVEIIRDRWGVNHIYAKNEHDLFFAQGYSAAQDRLFQLEIWRRQATGTVAELLGPQETKRDIGTRLFQFRGDITKELLHYHPHGPQIVRAFVDGINAYITEILKTPEKLPFEFRVLETKPGFWTPEVVISRHQGLLGNVRDELNYGRLVKLIGPEKLRELQWFHPITKAGEPDLTLHVNGDELFQPILEIYEAFRLPLTFKGRLSKADEDEASRSVDDWFDTEKQFVGSNNWVISGNQSASGYPMLANDPHRSQSTPSLRYWVHLNAPGVDSPGWNVIGGGEPTLPGISIGHNDYGAWGLTIFETDNEDLYVYDTNPANPNQYRYRGNGKVDRWETMKTFTETIPMKVGKPVQAELKYTRHGPVVFEDKQHHKAYAVRAGWLDTGCAPYLASLRMNQSKDWTEFRQACLYSRVPGENMIWADKTGTIGWQAVGLAPIRQNFTGLVPVPGDGRFEWSGYLPIQQLPNKLNPPEGYVATANNNLTPVDFSHRNAVGWTWASPSRAHRIEEVLSDGKRKNLVDFMALQADYLAIPARTLVPLLQNLSSPTNQTAKALAYLHRWDYKLDPNSIAAAIYVAWEEQLKQAVYLQKVPKNAQPYLKSLPSKRVLDALLVPTASRDSLLLSCLDHAVAELTNRLGNDMDKWQYGQSKNKHITLTHPLSNLVDKAMRKKINLGPLPRGGYAETVNATSFNLNQTHGASFRILVDTEDWDKTLGINNPGQSGNPDSPHYGDLFPIWAENKYFPVFFSKEKVKSVAEETTVLWP; encoded by the coding sequence ATGCGCCGAATACTACCTCTTCTTCTAGTTATTAGTACGTTCTCATCTGCCTGTTCCCAACAAACACCTGGTCTGCAACAACCCGTTGAAATCATCCGCGACCGATGGGGTGTCAATCATATCTACGCAAAAAACGAGCATGATCTGTTTTTTGCGCAGGGATATTCGGCTGCTCAGGATCGCTTGTTCCAATTGGAAATATGGCGTCGGCAAGCAACCGGCACCGTGGCTGAATTGCTGGGGCCGCAGGAAACCAAGCGGGATATTGGGACAAGACTATTTCAGTTCAGGGGCGACATTACCAAGGAGCTACTCCATTACCATCCCCATGGGCCACAGATTGTTCGAGCGTTTGTCGATGGGATTAACGCTTACATTACGGAAATCCTGAAAACCCCCGAGAAACTACCTTTCGAATTTCGGGTGCTTGAAACAAAACCAGGCTTTTGGACGCCTGAAGTCGTTATCAGCCGCCACCAAGGTCTATTGGGTAATGTTCGCGATGAGTTGAATTACGGTCGGTTAGTGAAGCTCATTGGCCCTGAAAAACTTCGTGAACTACAATGGTTTCATCCCATCACCAAAGCAGGTGAGCCAGACCTGACGCTCCATGTGAACGGCGACGAATTATTTCAGCCGATTCTGGAAATCTATGAAGCGTTTCGATTACCCCTCACCTTTAAAGGAAGACTATCGAAAGCGGATGAAGATGAAGCAAGTCGTTCCGTTGACGATTGGTTCGATACTGAAAAACAGTTTGTTGGCTCCAATAACTGGGTCATTTCGGGCAATCAGTCAGCCAGTGGATATCCGATGCTGGCGAACGACCCACACCGCTCGCAGTCGACGCCTTCCCTGCGCTACTGGGTGCATCTGAACGCGCCCGGCGTGGATTCGCCCGGCTGGAATGTAATAGGAGGGGGTGAGCCAACCTTGCCGGGTATTTCCATTGGCCACAACGACTACGGTGCCTGGGGACTGACCATCTTCGAAACGGATAATGAAGATTTGTATGTGTACGATACCAACCCCGCCAATCCCAATCAATATCGCTATAGAGGTAACGGTAAGGTGGATCGGTGGGAGACTATGAAAACGTTTACTGAAACCATTCCGATGAAGGTTGGCAAACCGGTTCAGGCCGAGTTAAAGTACACGCGTCATGGACCGGTTGTATTCGAAGATAAACAACATCATAAAGCCTATGCTGTTCGGGCGGGATGGCTCGATACGGGCTGTGCGCCTTATCTGGCTAGTTTGCGCATGAATCAGTCGAAGGACTGGACGGAATTTCGGCAAGCCTGCCTGTATAGCCGGGTTCCAGGCGAAAACATGATCTGGGCGGATAAGACTGGTACCATTGGCTGGCAGGCCGTGGGACTGGCACCCATTCGGCAAAACTTTACGGGTTTAGTGCCCGTTCCGGGCGATGGCCGGTTTGAGTGGAGCGGTTATCTGCCCATTCAGCAACTTCCCAATAAACTGAACCCACCCGAAGGCTACGTAGCAACGGCAAATAATAACTTAACACCAGTTGATTTTTCGCACCGTAATGCCGTTGGCTGGACATGGGCTTCCCCGAGTAGGGCGCACCGAATAGAAGAAGTGTTAAGTGATGGCAAGCGTAAAAATCTGGTCGATTTTATGGCCTTGCAAGCCGATTATCTGGCTATTCCGGCCCGGACGCTCGTCCCACTACTTCAAAACCTGTCATCGCCTACTAATCAGACCGCAAAGGCCTTGGCGTATTTGCACCGATGGGATTATAAACTTGACCCAAACTCCATTGCTGCCGCCATTTATGTTGCCTGGGAAGAGCAGTTAAAACAGGCTGTTTATTTGCAAAAAGTACCGAAAAACGCTCAGCCTTACTTAAAAAGCCTGCCATCGAAACGGGTACTAGATGCCCTTCTCGTTCCAACGGCCTCTCGTGATAGTTTACTTCTTTCCTGCTTGGACCATGCCGTAGCCGAACTCACCAACCGACTCGGGAACGACATGGACAAGTGGCAGTATGGTCAATCGAAGAATAAACACATTACGCTTACACACCCGCTTAGTAATCTGGTTGACAAGGCTATGCGGAAGAAAATCAATCTCGGTCCGTTGCCTCGGGGTGGCTATGCCGAAACGGTTAATGCAACGAGTTTCAATCTCAACCAAACCCACGGCGCGTCGTTTCGTATTTTGGTTGATACCGAAGATTGGGATAAAACGTTAGGCATCAACAACCCTGGTCAGTCGGGTAATCCCGATAGCCCGCATTACGGCGATTTGTTCCCGATCTGGGCCGAGAATAAGTATTTCCCAGTATTCTTCTCGAAAGAAAAAGTAAAGTCAGTAGCGGAAGAAACTACTGTATTATGGCCCTGA
- the recQ gene encoding DNA helicase RecQ: MISTNPPRSQTPADYLKRYYGYDRFRPMQEAIIQSILSGRDTVVLMPTGGGKSVCFQIPALILPGLTVVVSPLIALMKDQVGALHMNGIQAAFYNSTQTSREQRDIEDDCISGKLKLLYVSPEKLLTESFFHFLERVNVSLFAIDEAHCISSWGHDFRPEYTQLHILKEKFPTVPTIALTATADKLTRHDIATRLGMHDPAVFVDSFNRKNLSLQVLPGQNRIQQIIKLLQQKPDTSGIIYCLSRKSTESLAAKLQEKGFSAAFYHAKMDPDDRSKTQEAFLRDDVRIMCATIAFGMGIDKSNVRWVIHYNMPKNIESFYQEIGRAGRDGAAAQTVLFYSFADVATYKEMLAENSPANLGLQLAKLERMQQYADAHTCRRQILLSYFSEELSEPCGNCDVCRDPRVTFDGTILAQKALSAMVRTGERVPMNLLIDILRGSRSQQVLQGGYDQVKTYGAGRDLKFEDWRNYIHQLINIGVIEIAYDQHYALRRGILADQVLRGTRKIDLVRPDDAPKPVVEKTKTKTETQRDDLFERLRTLRKQLADEQNVPAYVIFTDTTLEDMARQRPITPDALRNVSGVGERKLQLFGKQFLDEILGYVRGRVQAGEKPKGSTQLVTLDLYNNGLTMEQIAAERQLTTGSVASHLVQLSKSGYDIDLVSLIDPTERREIEKAIAAVGIEEGRLKPVFEHLGGRYDYGKLTLVAGLL, from the coding sequence ATGATTAGTACAAATCCGCCCCGTTCGCAAACTCCTGCCGATTACCTCAAGCGTTATTATGGCTATGATCGGTTCCGGCCCATGCAGGAAGCCATTATTCAGTCTATCCTGAGTGGACGCGACACAGTAGTCCTGATGCCAACCGGGGGGGGGAAATCCGTTTGTTTCCAAATTCCTGCTTTGATACTCCCCGGCCTGACGGTGGTGGTTTCGCCCCTGATTGCGCTCATGAAAGATCAGGTGGGTGCGTTGCACATGAACGGTATTCAGGCGGCTTTCTATAACAGTACCCAAACCAGCCGCGAACAGCGCGATATTGAAGACGATTGCATCAGTGGCAAGCTCAAATTGCTCTACGTTTCTCCTGAAAAATTACTAACCGAGTCATTTTTTCATTTTCTGGAGCGCGTCAATGTCTCGCTGTTTGCGATCGACGAAGCGCATTGCATTTCATCGTGGGGGCACGATTTCCGACCGGAATATACCCAACTGCATATTCTGAAGGAGAAGTTTCCGACCGTACCGACCATTGCCCTCACCGCTACTGCCGATAAACTCACCCGACACGATATTGCCACCCGGCTCGGCATGCATGATCCGGCGGTATTTGTGGATTCGTTTAATCGGAAAAACCTGAGTTTGCAGGTGCTGCCCGGCCAGAACCGGATTCAGCAAATCATTAAGCTGTTGCAACAGAAACCCGATACATCGGGTATTATTTACTGTCTGAGTCGGAAATCGACGGAATCCCTGGCGGCTAAGTTGCAGGAGAAAGGGTTTAGCGCGGCTTTCTACCACGCGAAAATGGACCCCGACGATCGGTCGAAAACGCAGGAAGCTTTCCTCCGCGACGATGTCCGCATTATGTGCGCTACCATTGCGTTTGGGATGGGCATCGACAAGTCGAATGTGCGCTGGGTAATTCATTACAACATGCCCAAAAACATCGAGAGCTTTTACCAGGAAATTGGGCGTGCAGGGCGCGATGGTGCAGCGGCCCAAACCGTTCTGTTCTATAGTTTCGCCGATGTGGCTACCTATAAGGAGATGCTCGCCGAAAACAGTCCAGCTAATCTTGGTCTACAGCTGGCCAAACTGGAACGGATGCAGCAATACGCAGACGCCCATACCTGCCGCCGACAAATCCTGCTCTCGTATTTTTCCGAAGAACTGTCTGAACCCTGCGGCAACTGCGATGTGTGCCGAGACCCGCGTGTCACCTTCGATGGTACAATTCTGGCGCAGAAAGCCTTGTCGGCGATGGTTCGCACAGGCGAGCGCGTACCAATGAACCTGCTGATTGACATTTTGCGTGGTTCCCGAAGTCAGCAGGTGTTGCAAGGCGGCTACGATCAGGTAAAAACATACGGGGCTGGCCGCGATCTTAAATTTGAAGACTGGCGAAATTATATCCATCAATTGATCAACATCGGGGTCATTGAAATTGCCTACGATCAACATTACGCCCTCCGCCGGGGCATCCTGGCCGATCAGGTATTGCGGGGAACGCGCAAAATTGACCTCGTTCGGCCTGATGATGCCCCAAAGCCAGTAGTCGAGAAAACGAAGACCAAAACCGAAACCCAGCGCGACGATCTGTTCGAACGGCTACGTACACTACGCAAGCAACTTGCCGACGAACAGAACGTACCCGCCTACGTTATTTTTACAGATACGACCCTCGAAGACATGGCCCGCCAGCGGCCAATCACCCCGGATGCACTACGGAATGTGAGCGGGGTGGGCGAACGGAAACTCCAACTGTTCGGGAAACAGTTTCTGGACGAGATTCTCGGTTATGTTCGCGGTCGGGTGCAGGCTGGCGAAAAGCCAAAAGGGTCGACCCAATTAGTAACCCTTGATCTGTACAATAATGGCCTCACTATGGAGCAGATTGCGGCCGAGCGCCAGCTCACAACCGGCTCTGTTGCGAGCCATTTGGTGCAGCTTTCCAAATCGGGATACGATATTGATTTAGTCTCACTTATTGACCCTACCGAACGGCGCGAAATTGAAAAAGCCATTGCGGCTGTAGGTATCGAAGAAGGGCGTTTAAAGCCTGTTTTCGAGCATTTAGGTGGCCGCTATGACTATGGCAAATTAACGCTTGTGGCAGGGCTTCTTTAA
- a CDS encoding DUF4249 domain-containing protein produces the protein MRQLISYILILTVLVACIDQVDLPIRTEEPRLVVEGQITNEAPPYTVRLTYTGKYSGAGAQNVNDQYVKEAQVTLSDDQGRSTRFISRGLGVYQTTDSTFRGQVGRSYSLSVVLADGKRYTTKPERMPAVPVIDSISATLIKTNNLSIPYAFSYGVNTNDPANEANYYRWSAYGYTTRLSVGVPCSLGNPSKCNYRCWTTVSNDVVNVFSDEAINGNPLRGRFVLQVPIYAIGPQLVEVQQYAITQNNYQFWKLYQQQNARTGSIFDPLPAPVTGNVVNTSDPTDAARGYFAVTSVTRRRYRQQNFPNVVFYQALVGFISSQIIPDGDCRNTYGNVPIIEPEGW, from the coding sequence ATGCGCCAACTTATCAGCTATATCCTCATTCTGACCGTGTTGGTAGCATGCATTGATCAGGTGGACTTACCCATTCGAACCGAAGAGCCACGTTTGGTCGTAGAGGGGCAAATCACCAACGAAGCTCCCCCTTATACTGTTCGGCTTACTTATACCGGAAAGTACAGTGGCGCAGGCGCACAAAACGTGAACGATCAATATGTAAAAGAAGCGCAGGTTACCCTTTCTGACGACCAGGGCCGCTCAACGCGCTTTATATCAAGAGGATTAGGCGTGTACCAGACTACAGATTCAACCTTTCGGGGGCAGGTTGGTCGTTCATATAGTCTAAGCGTGGTTCTTGCCGATGGCAAACGGTACACAACCAAGCCGGAACGAATGCCTGCTGTTCCTGTAATCGATAGTATTTCGGCAACCTTGATTAAAACAAATAATTTGTCGATCCCTTATGCCTTTTCATATGGCGTGAATACGAATGACCCTGCTAATGAAGCAAATTATTATCGTTGGTCTGCGTATGGCTACACAACCCGTTTATCGGTAGGGGTACCCTGTAGTCTGGGTAATCCAAGTAAATGCAACTACCGCTGCTGGACAACGGTATCGAATGATGTGGTCAATGTATTTAGCGATGAGGCTATCAATGGCAATCCCCTCCGAGGGCGATTTGTTTTACAAGTGCCCATTTATGCCATTGGTCCCCAACTGGTGGAGGTGCAGCAATATGCCATCACCCAGAACAATTACCAGTTCTGGAAACTCTACCAGCAACAAAACGCCCGAACAGGCAGTATTTTCGATCCGCTTCCGGCACCTGTTACGGGAAATGTAGTCAATACCAGCGACCCGACCGATGCGGCACGAGGGTATTTTGCCGTAACGTCGGTAACTCGGCGTCGGTATCGGCAGCAGAATTTCCCGAATGTTGTGTTTTATCAGGCTTTAGTCGGCTTCATCAGCAGTCAGATCATACCCGATGGCGATTGCCGGAATACGTATGGTAACGTACCAATCATTGAGCCGGAAGGCTGGTGA
- a CDS encoding lytic transglycosylase domain-containing protein: MTVLTRCVILLLLSVLSFSSPLLAQKKAASLKVKSNRKAIAQPRSVNEPQRLHFCGEVVPTEQGDVSAKLAFALAGSSGYIRHLNGLKARSAPFFAVIEPILHKYNIPNDFKYLPLIESAWQSNAVSSAGAIGYWQFMDDTAQDMGLSITPGSDERTDLLKSTEAACKYLKFLYRKLGSWTLVAAAYNGGVGMVQRKITKSGNRDYYSMTMNPETGYYLYRILAMKELFTNPTYGVGSIGIMLASASSGNLYEREREQARRMGWLQDDEPEPEGIPIESFLGSGTPVKNEAMVMDSMLTELLKTKPASLPVFVGDVATRLVRAGLPKVGQSWAFALTEDVQIGDDALKTGDMLYAIVDDVDTRGNLFLRATKAVSSQENTTISLTLQAMNPATGLAGVPRPKVAKPGWIVQWKL, encoded by the coding sequence TTGACAGTACTTACGAGATGCGTTATCCTGTTGCTTCTGAGCGTTTTATCGTTTAGCTCTCCTCTTCTGGCACAAAAAAAGGCGGCTTCGTTAAAAGTCAAGTCGAATCGTAAAGCGATAGCCCAGCCTCGCTCAGTAAATGAGCCCCAACGGTTACACTTTTGTGGTGAGGTGGTACCAACAGAGCAGGGCGATGTTTCGGCCAAACTGGCGTTTGCGCTAGCTGGTAGTTCAGGCTACATACGCCACTTAAATGGATTAAAGGCGCGTTCAGCTCCATTTTTTGCGGTTATTGAGCCAATTCTTCATAAGTACAATATCCCAAACGATTTCAAATACCTACCACTCATTGAAAGCGCCTGGCAGTCGAACGCCGTATCATCGGCGGGTGCCATTGGATACTGGCAATTCATGGATGATACCGCTCAGGACATGGGGCTTTCCATCACGCCCGGCAGCGACGAGCGTACCGACCTCCTTAAATCGACTGAAGCCGCTTGTAAATATTTGAAATTTCTTTATCGCAAGCTGGGCTCCTGGACGCTCGTAGCAGCTGCCTATAACGGGGGCGTAGGGATGGTCCAGCGTAAAATCACAAAATCAGGTAACCGGGACTATTATTCGATGACCATGAATCCAGAAACGGGTTACTACCTTTACCGGATTCTGGCCATGAAAGAATTGTTTACGAATCCAACTTACGGAGTTGGGTCAATAGGTATCATGCTGGCATCAGCATCGTCAGGTAATCTGTACGAACGTGAACGCGAACAGGCTCGTCGCATGGGTTGGCTCCAGGATGATGAACCAGAACCAGAAGGCATCCCCATTGAATCCTTTCTGGGATCAGGCACACCCGTTAAAAATGAAGCGATGGTTATGGACAGCATGTTAACAGAGCTGCTCAAAACCAAGCCTGCTTCCCTACCTGTCTTTGTTGGCGATGTAGCCACCCGGTTAGTACGGGCCGGTCTTCCTAAAGTGGGCCAAAGTTGGGCATTTGCGCTGACGGAAGATGTTCAGATTGGCGATGATGCACTCAAAACAGGCGATATGCTCTATGCCATTGTCGATGATGTTGATACACGTGGCAATCTGTTTCTACGGGCTACCAAAGCAGTTTCTTCTCAGGAAAATACGACGATTTCACTCACCTTGCAGGCTATGAATCCAGCAACGGGTTTGGCGGGCGTTCCCCGCCCCAAGGTTGCAAAACCCGGCTGGATCGTGCAATGGAAACTGTAA